One window from the genome of Metabacillus flavus encodes:
- the tenA gene encoding thiaminase II: protein MSSFTEQLRKAADSIWEANFNHPFVKGIGDGTLPLENFRYYVMQDAYYLSHFAKVQALAGGKADDLHVTARMAFHAQGTYEAELSLHEKFSALLGITEEEKRAFEPSPTAYAYTSHMYRSAINGSLGEIIACILPCYWIYYEIGERLKECKPQEPIYQEWIAAYGGEWFKELVFEQLERLDQLALEASEKERQKMVRHFTLSCKYELAFWEMAYTMEQWPDAAAVEGQ, encoded by the coding sequence ATGTCATCTTTTACAGAACAGTTAAGAAAAGCAGCCGATTCAATTTGGGAGGCAAACTTCAACCACCCGTTTGTTAAAGGAATCGGCGATGGAACACTGCCGCTGGAAAACTTTCGTTACTATGTCATGCAGGATGCGTATTACTTATCCCACTTTGCCAAAGTTCAGGCGCTCGCAGGGGGAAAGGCGGACGATCTTCATGTAACAGCGCGAATGGCCTTCCATGCTCAGGGAACCTATGAAGCAGAATTATCACTTCATGAGAAATTCTCAGCACTGCTCGGCATTACAGAAGAAGAAAAACGGGCATTTGAACCATCACCAACTGCATATGCCTACACATCCCATATGTACCGATCTGCCATCAATGGAAGCCTCGGCGAAATCATTGCCTGTATCCTGCCATGCTATTGGATTTACTATGAAATTGGCGAGAGATTGAAAGAGTGCAAGCCTCAAGAACCGATCTATCAGGAATGGATCGCGGCCTATGGAGGCGAATGGTTCAAAGAACTAGTATTTGAACAGCTTGAGCGTCTGGATCAGCTGGCCCTGGAGGCATCTGAAAAAGAACGCCAGAAAATGGTCCGGCATTTTACGCTCAGCTGCAAATACGAACTGGCATTTTGGGAAATGGCCTATACGATGGAACAATGGCCGGATGCGGCAGCTGTTGAGGGGCAGTAA
- a CDS encoding type III PLP-dependent enzyme produces MSSAEQIKTEILKMKSARHPFCAYIYDVKGLEEHALSLASSLPEQVSLYYAMKANPDPMLIHAIHRHVKGFEAASLGELDKLTAFPDHQKVISGPAKTDDFLKAAITREIRMIHAESLWEVERIHLIAQMLGKKVRIALRINLQAAIGKARLTMAGKPTQFGMDETRLPEIMEKINQLPFVEITGFHFHSVSNNLDASAHLAFVSQCLMKAKGWEAHYHLDLNYVNFGGGIGIHYEKQDEPFNWEAFSQGIHELMPLASSHWELVFELGRYMAGPFGYYAAEVMDVKVNHGQAYVTIRGGSHHLRLPAAWKMSHPFEVIAVDDWEYPLSRPALREKDVWIAGELCTPNDLLVRGEFCEHIRVGDIVLFRYAGAYAWTISHHDFLSHGKPQMIYI; encoded by the coding sequence ATGTCATCAGCTGAACAGATTAAAACGGAAATTTTAAAAATGAAATCAGCGCGGCACCCTTTCTGCGCCTATATTTATGATGTAAAAGGGCTTGAGGAGCATGCACTCAGTCTGGCTTCATCACTGCCTGAGCAGGTAAGTCTTTATTATGCGATGAAGGCAAATCCTGATCCGATGCTGATTCATGCGATTCACCGCCATGTTAAAGGATTTGAAGCTGCGTCCCTCGGGGAGCTGGACAAACTTACAGCATTTCCTGACCATCAAAAGGTAATAAGCGGACCGGCGAAAACGGATGATTTTCTGAAAGCTGCGATTACCCGGGAAATTCGGATGATTCATGCAGAGAGTCTTTGGGAGGTTGAACGGATTCATCTTATTGCCCAGATGCTAGGGAAAAAAGTACGTATTGCTCTCAGAATTAATTTGCAGGCTGCAATTGGCAAAGCGCGGCTGACTATGGCTGGCAAGCCCACTCAGTTTGGAATGGACGAAACAAGACTTCCAGAAATCATGGAAAAAATAAACCAGCTTCCCTTTGTTGAAATTACCGGCTTTCATTTTCATTCTGTCTCCAACAATCTGGATGCTAGCGCCCATCTGGCTTTTGTGAGCCAGTGTTTGATGAAAGCGAAGGGGTGGGAGGCGCATTATCATCTGGACCTGAACTATGTAAACTTTGGCGGCGGAATCGGAATTCATTATGAAAAACAGGATGAGCCTTTTAATTGGGAAGCATTTTCGCAAGGCATACATGAACTCATGCCGCTTGCATCGTCCCATTGGGAGCTGGTATTTGAATTGGGCAGGTATATGGCAGGCCCTTTCGGATACTATGCCGCAGAAGTGATGGATGTAAAGGTAAACCATGGCCAGGCATATGTAACAATCAGAGGCGGGTCCCACCATCTCCGGCTGCCGGCAGCATGGAAAATGAGCCATCCATTTGAAGTCATAGCGGTTGATGACTGGGAATATCCTCTCAGCCGTCCTGCACTTCGTGAGAAGGACGTTTGGATTGCAGGAGAGCTTTGCACGCCGAATGATTTATTAGTAAGGGGCGAATTCTGCGAGC
- a CDS encoding IucA/IucC family protein — protein MLNYRTDSKQGENPFALETLKYLEKQLPHLKKVYLEQLPRAEEAILHKWMESLLREDVLNMRSEAVEWEQKVTGRNSSGKPSTFLSIQLNDRASLIAACSGRHAFNRIMVSDLFLLKDGLFKIKSCSELLELLQNRHPRFWEFGGSWETYAEELMNGSANLALTYAVFEEMKSKLPRQENLYSYAEKLSKPALFFEQLCIEGHHLHPGTKTKMGMQAKDVFDYSPELGGKVNIRFVLGKKEAFIWKVQSNREPNKFLFSMLPGLEETAEKECRMRGLKLDDWLMIPVHPWQMNYMLPELFKKEMDSGIIQELDLKWEAYPTTSFRTVIPKGSDLFIKLPVHSQMTSTKRSVSAQTACNGPAVSSLFDEILEREEHLKDTFIPIPETYGVALQDENPLKSRNMTAMLRSGLDQFVNANEIPVVASSYNSPSPFSEKLVLEEIYEEYCRSEEMNPKEAFEPFLKTYFSIVLPGTLTLMTRYGIGLEGHMQNSIVSFIGGKPVKYLFRDWGGARIYKERLIKQSLRLELLPGSVTITESMEEMRSKMHYTVFQSHFGEVIRILSSFTGSGEALAWKWLGEEADRTFEFIGGINAEEDRAFLFSPIVKHKALSSMRLFPDHEGYVYVEAPNPLAEACGIQ, from the coding sequence GTGCTGAATTACCGAACTGATTCAAAACAGGGCGAAAATCCATTTGCACTGGAGACGCTGAAATATTTGGAGAAGCAGCTTCCTCATTTGAAGAAAGTCTATTTGGAACAGCTGCCTAGGGCAGAGGAAGCGATTTTGCATAAATGGATGGAATCTCTTTTGCGGGAGGACGTCTTGAACATGAGAAGCGAAGCAGTGGAGTGGGAACAGAAGGTCACTGGCCGGAATTCCTCTGGAAAGCCTTCCACGTTTCTATCCATCCAGCTGAATGATCGGGCAAGCCTGATTGCAGCCTGTTCTGGAAGGCATGCCTTCAACCGGATTATGGTTAGCGACCTGTTTCTCTTAAAGGATGGACTGTTTAAGATTAAATCCTGTTCCGAGCTGCTTGAGCTGCTTCAAAACCGGCATCCCCGTTTTTGGGAGTTTGGAGGAAGCTGGGAAACCTATGCCGAGGAGCTTATGAATGGAAGTGCAAATCTGGCCCTGACTTATGCTGTGTTTGAGGAAATGAAAAGCAAGCTCCCCAGACAGGAAAATTTGTACAGCTATGCTGAAAAATTATCGAAGCCAGCTTTGTTTTTTGAACAGCTTTGCATTGAGGGCCATCACCTTCACCCGGGAACGAAGACGAAAATGGGCATGCAGGCAAAGGATGTATTTGACTATTCCCCTGAACTGGGAGGCAAGGTTAACATCCGGTTTGTCCTTGGTAAAAAAGAAGCGTTTATATGGAAGGTGCAGTCAAATAGAGAACCGAATAAGTTTTTGTTTTCCATGCTGCCCGGGTTGGAAGAAACGGCAGAAAAAGAGTGCCGCATGAGAGGGTTGAAGCTGGATGATTGGCTAATGATACCGGTCCATCCATGGCAAATGAATTATATGCTTCCTGAGCTGTTCAAAAAGGAGATGGATTCCGGAATTATTCAGGAGCTTGATCTGAAATGGGAGGCATATCCAACGACCTCCTTTAGGACCGTCATTCCAAAAGGCAGTGATTTGTTTATAAAGCTTCCAGTTCACTCGCAGATGACATCAACAAAGCGCTCTGTGTCAGCTCAAACAGCTTGCAACGGTCCTGCAGTCTCTTCGTTATTTGATGAAATTTTAGAGAGAGAAGAGCACTTGAAGGATACCTTTATTCCCATTCCGGAAACGTATGGTGTGGCCTTGCAAGATGAGAATCCATTAAAAAGCCGGAACATGACAGCCATGCTTAGAAGCGGTTTGGATCAATTTGTAAACGCCAATGAAATTCCTGTAGTTGCCTCATCGTATAACAGTCCGTCTCCATTTTCGGAAAAGCTGGTTCTTGAGGAAATCTATGAAGAATACTGCCGCAGCGAAGAGATGAACCCCAAAGAGGCTTTTGAACCGTTTTTGAAGACTTATTTTTCCATTGTTCTTCCAGGAACCTTAACACTTATGACTCGATACGGAATCGGGCTGGAGGGGCATATGCAGAATTCGATTGTGTCCTTCATCGGCGGAAAACCAGTGAAATATCTGTTCAGAGACTGGGGAGGGGCGAGAATATATAAGGAGCGTCTAATCAAGCAGAGTCTCCGCCTGGAGCTGCTTCCGGGCTCTGTAACCATTACAGAATCAATGGAAGAAATGCGCAGCAAGATGCATTATACGGTGTTTCAAAGCCATTTCGGAGAGGTTATACGCATCCTCTCAAGCTTCACTGGTTCAGGCGAAGCACTTGCATGGAAATGGCTTGGCGAGGAAGCAGACCGAACCTTTGAATTCATTGGCGGGATCAATGCGGAGGAAGACCGGGCGTTTCTTTTTAGCCCAATTGTTAAACACAAGGCGCTTTCTTCCATGAGGCTGTTTCCTGATCATGAAGGCTATGTTTATGTGGAAGCACCGAATCCACTTGCAGAGGCGTGTGGAATACAGTGA
- a CDS encoding ferritin-like domain-containing protein, whose protein sequence is MQYPYYEEYQRQMNQNALLAKEIAKAIDGEYSAINCYEVLAKQAPTQEQREKILEIQKDERRHYEEFSQIYLSLTGRQHKPKQIEECPSTYEKGLNAAFKDEQETVDFYLDISDKATNAYIKRIFKRAAADEQNHAVWFLYYLTKI, encoded by the coding sequence ATGCAGTATCCATATTACGAGGAATACCAGCGCCAAATGAACCAGAATGCATTGCTTGCCAAAGAAATTGCAAAAGCAATTGATGGGGAATACAGCGCGATTAATTGCTATGAAGTTCTAGCAAAGCAAGCACCAACTCAGGAACAGCGGGAAAAAATTCTTGAAATTCAGAAGGATGAAAGGAGGCATTATGAGGAGTTTTCGCAGATTTATCTGTCGCTGACAGGACGCCAGCACAAACCGAAGCAAATTGAAGAATGTCCCTCAACCTATGAGAAAGGGCTTAATGCCGCTTTCAAGGATGAACAGGAAACTGTTGATTTCTATCTGGACATATCAGATAAAGCCACTAATGCGTACATAAAGCGCATTTTCAAAAGAGCGGCGGCGGATGAGCAAAACCATGCTGTATGGTTCTTATACTACTTAACAAAAATTTAA
- a CDS encoding GNAT family N-acetyltransferase, whose protein sequence is MIRQLTEKDHEQCYSYVSGKPAENLFIIGDIEAFGYNEPFQKVWGDFNEDGELKGILLKYEANYIPFSHGDFDASGFAGIMKADPEWGILSGLEEVTVKLEPFLERSAEKRVLHYAKCVKLEKAFSDRPAVTVKKARIEDAERILNLHKEIEEFTSAGESVESKRRNMEKGVSRTYYVEKEGSMVSAASTAAENTLSAMVVGVCTLNDHKRKGYATQCMLELCGDVLSEGRELCLFYDNLDAGKIYKRIGFKDIGMWSMYSFS, encoded by the coding sequence ATGATTAGACAACTAACAGAAAAAGACCATGAACAATGCTATTCCTACGTTTCCGGGAAGCCTGCTGAAAACTTGTTTATTATAGGGGACATCGAAGCATTCGGGTACAATGAGCCTTTTCAGAAGGTGTGGGGCGATTTTAATGAGGATGGCGAGCTTAAGGGGATTCTATTAAAATATGAAGCGAATTATATTCCTTTTTCCCATGGAGATTTTGATGCAAGCGGATTTGCCGGAATTATGAAGGCGGACCCGGAATGGGGAATTCTTTCAGGTCTTGAGGAAGTAACGGTAAAACTGGAGCCGTTCCTTGAACGGAGCGCTGAGAAACGTGTGCTGCATTATGCAAAATGCGTCAAGCTGGAGAAGGCGTTTAGTGACCGCCCAGCAGTAACCGTGAAAAAGGCAAGGATTGAGGATGCGGAACGGATTCTGAACCTGCATAAAGAGATTGAAGAATTTACATCAGCGGGAGAGAGTGTGGAAAGCAAGCGCCGTAACATGGAGAAGGGTGTTTCGAGAACGTATTATGTGGAAAAGGAGGGCAGCATGGTCAGCGCTGCTTCTACCGCAGCTGAAAACACTCTTTCAGCAATGGTGGTCGGTGTATGTACACTAAATGACCATAAGCGGAAAGGCTATGCCACTCAGTGCATGCTTGAGCTATGCGGTGACGTACTGAGTGAGGGACGCGAGCTCTGCTTGTTTTACGATAACCTGGATGCCGGCAAAATTTATAAACGGATTGGATTTAAGGATATTGGGATGTGGTCGATGTATAGTTTTTCATAA
- a CDS encoding IucA/IucC family protein, whose translation MNDLHSAQKGILDRLMQCLLREKLLPYIEEKNAIRVELSKNSYIQVEVKRKFYLNRIEISDVSYIQPSGTARIGNSEQLIHLLQSYRLFPESEEAAVFSRELQNSAENYQISLKEFSKRQKTWLPYREQHDNPISWIHQLAVENETFSPLAFFEQLAVHGHTLHPCTKTKMGMSLKESAVYSPECGGMPEVVYAAVHKSRTAASVLNGSEIKTLLFRQNAALEEAFRNELNSQFLNPEDYELLPLHPWQAEHVIPELYCGELQDRLVVLIEGIKEPAFALASLRTLLPAAQGRRNPYHLKTAIRVQATSAVRTVSPASASHGPKFTQLFQELANRPDFPETLILVKEEGGIHFKDQGSSDEREKNLAAMIRENPEVYTDSANGELAIPGVAFLSDSPFGNGSLLTEIVRLYKKSKNSGSLEEAAKNWIRDYSRLLFQSVLPVMTRYGIALEAHLQNSIPVLKHGVPVKLIVRDYGGIKLFNERLQKTGLEFVFQMETHVEAQNAEALQDTVSHAIIQNHLGELIITLVKELNLDEEKLWKIASEEMDLVWNSLCDDSDAASDRKALMERELSLKSLVGMRLEHTIDNTYTKVSNPFAAVKEGGSKRAELPN comes from the coding sequence ATGAATGACTTACATAGTGCACAGAAGGGCATTCTCGACAGACTTATGCAATGTCTGCTTAGGGAAAAGCTTTTACCTTATATTGAAGAAAAGAACGCTATTAGAGTTGAACTTTCTAAGAATTCATATATCCAAGTAGAAGTAAAAAGAAAGTTTTATCTGAACCGGATTGAAATTTCCGACGTTTCCTATATTCAGCCTTCGGGTACAGCCCGTATTGGAAATTCTGAACAGCTGATTCATCTGCTGCAGTCTTATCGTCTGTTTCCGGAATCTGAGGAAGCGGCAGTCTTTAGCAGGGAACTGCAGAATAGTGCAGAAAATTACCAGATCAGTTTAAAGGAATTTTCCAAAAGACAGAAAACCTGGCTACCGTATCGGGAGCAACATGATAACCCAATCAGCTGGATTCATCAGCTTGCAGTTGAAAATGAGACTTTTAGTCCGCTGGCATTTTTTGAACAGCTTGCCGTTCATGGTCATACTCTGCATCCATGTACAAAAACAAAAATGGGGATGAGTTTAAAAGAGTCCGCTGTTTACTCTCCTGAATGCGGCGGTATGCCTGAGGTTGTTTACGCAGCGGTTCATAAAAGCAGGACCGCAGCCAGTGTTTTGAATGGAAGCGAAATTAAAACCCTTTTGTTCCGGCAGAATGCCGCTCTTGAGGAAGCGTTCAGAAACGAACTGAATAGCCAGTTTCTAAATCCTGAGGACTATGAATTGCTTCCGCTTCATCCATGGCAGGCTGAACATGTTATACCTGAGCTTTATTGCGGGGAACTTCAAGACCGTCTTGTTGTGCTGATTGAGGGGATAAAGGAGCCGGCATTTGCCCTTGCTTCATTGCGCACCCTTTTACCGGCAGCACAGGGACGGAGGAATCCGTATCACCTGAAAACAGCAATCAGAGTTCAGGCAACAAGTGCCGTTCGAACCGTATCGCCAGCTTCAGCGAGCCATGGACCTAAATTTACACAGCTGTTTCAGGAGTTAGCAAATCGTCCTGATTTTCCTGAAACTCTGATTTTAGTTAAAGAAGAGGGCGGCATTCATTTCAAGGATCAAGGTTCCTCAGATGAACGGGAAAAAAACCTGGCTGCGATGATTAGGGAAAATCCTGAGGTCTATACGGATTCCGCGAATGGAGAACTAGCCATCCCGGGCGTAGCTTTCCTCTCTGATTCACCATTCGGAAATGGATCTCTTCTTACTGAAATAGTCCGTTTATACAAAAAGAGCAAAAACTCAGGAAGTCTTGAGGAAGCCGCAAAGAACTGGATCAGGGATTATTCTAGGCTGCTCTTTCAATCCGTTCTTCCAGTGATGACCCGTTACGGCATTGCTTTGGAAGCCCACTTGCAAAACAGCATCCCGGTATTGAAGCATGGGGTGCCGGTCAAATTAATTGTAAGAGACTATGGCGGGATTAAGCTTTTTAATGAGCGGCTTCAAAAAACAGGGCTTGAATTTGTCTTTCAAATGGAAACCCATGTGGAAGCACAAAATGCCGAAGCCCTGCAGGACACCGTTTCACATGCGATCATCCAGAATCATCTTGGCGAGCTGATTATAACGCTTGTTAAGGAGCTGAATTTAGATGAAGAAAAGCTCTGGAAGATTGCATCTGAAGAGATGGATCTCGTTTGGAATTCCCTCTGTGATGATTCCGATGCGGCGTCTGACAGAAAGGCGTTAATGGAAAGAGAATTGTCTCTTAAAAGTCTAGTGGGTATGAGGCTTGAGCATACGATTGATAATACGTACACGAAGGTCTCCAACCCCTTTGCGGCCGTGAAAGAAGGAGGAAGCAAACGTGCTGAATTACCGAACTGA
- a CDS encoding DUF3231 family protein encodes MKPMSSSEYANLWSTYQKKTMVLRIMEHALQVTTQKDIQSILRYAHQEETKFVKEITQLLQKEGACIPEGFDETDVNRNADRLFDQYYYIRFLRMLMKLGIALNAIHLTMAYRNDVHDFFSRTSAHSNKVFGMCTNCLLQVGNGTIPPVIQMPDHPKYVVDEKYLSGFHFRKRHLNASEVSIIYHIIENNNFGAQLMNGLSKGVQHSDVRKYLQKGQELSIDLYQSYAKVLQESGISVPALPGAVITQSKMSPYSDKLIMYLVNLLCSFGLTSNALGTTFSLRPDLPLKMALAARDIFSFAKEGAKIMIEHQWMEEVPEAIVKD; translated from the coding sequence ATGAAACCAATGTCTTCATCCGAATATGCAAATTTATGGTCCACTTATCAGAAAAAGACGATGGTGCTCCGGATCATGGAGCATGCTCTTCAAGTTACCACCCAAAAAGATATTCAGTCCATCTTACGGTATGCACATCAGGAAGAGACGAAATTTGTAAAAGAAATTACTCAGCTGCTTCAAAAAGAGGGGGCTTGTATTCCTGAAGGATTTGATGAGACTGATGTAAACCGGAATGCGGATCGGCTGTTCGACCAATATTATTATATCCGGTTTCTGCGGATGCTGATGAAGCTTGGTATTGCTCTTAATGCCATACATTTGACAATGGCCTATAGAAATGATGTACACGACTTCTTTTCAAGGACTTCCGCCCACTCAAATAAAGTGTTTGGCATGTGTACAAATTGTTTGCTCCAAGTAGGGAACGGAACGATTCCCCCAGTTATTCAAATGCCGGATCACCCAAAATACGTAGTAGATGAAAAGTACCTGTCTGGATTTCATTTTAGAAAAAGACACCTCAACGCATCTGAAGTGTCCATTATCTACCATATTATTGAAAATAATAACTTCGGTGCACAGCTGATGAATGGGCTGTCTAAAGGAGTGCAGCACTCCGATGTAAGAAAATACCTTCAAAAGGGGCAGGAGCTGTCCATTGATTTGTATCAATCATATGCAAAGGTATTGCAGGAGAGCGGCATCTCTGTTCCGGCGCTGCCAGGTGCAGTTATCACTCAATCCAAAATGAGTCCGTATTCTGATAAGCTCATCATGTATCTAGTTAACCTTCTTTGCAGCTTTGGATTAACAAGCAATGCGCTTGGTACAACCTTCAGTCTCCGTCCGGACCTTCCGCTGAAAATGGCATTGGCCGCAAGAGATATTTTCTCCTTTGCCAAAGAAGGCGCGAAAATCATGATTGAGCACCAATGGATGGAGGAAGTGCCGGAAGCCATTGTGAAGGATTAG
- a CDS encoding MFS transporter encodes MKTFPAASAFRSKGYRLFYASGFASRLWEWADFTVLNWAVLQMTHSPLYLGLVNVCRLIPIFLFSLTGGILADRFPKKLLLLISQLLMFGSTVWLISEWGGPMPLILSIVFIRSAIQSIEAPIRNAYVADLTQKEQLTSAVAHYSSMIHLARLIGPAAAGVLLGSMAPEPLFTLILGLLLISWTVMLFVPPGSAVPVKKDKPKNSSLKDAITYVKKDTCIQGLLLLSVIPMTFGFPYSSMLPIFADSLMDIGPEGFGLLLSLSSFGAIIGTWILSAGWIRASHWTMIGSSVLFGLFIIGMIMAAESTYLLFTIVFMMGLFGQVYRTLNRISLQHYVPSHYRGKILSIALMDRGFISLGTMMFTLLAEWNVYWSGILMGLSCCALTIVIGVIFSRPLEKMHNEVGGL; translated from the coding sequence GTGAAAACATTCCCTGCGGCCTCTGCGTTCCGTTCAAAAGGATACCGGCTTTTTTACGCATCAGGCTTTGCAAGCAGATTGTGGGAGTGGGCGGATTTCACCGTTTTAAATTGGGCAGTTTTGCAAATGACGCATTCCCCTCTATACTTGGGTCTTGTTAACGTATGCCGGCTTATTCCGATTTTCCTTTTTAGCCTGACTGGAGGCATCCTTGCCGATCGTTTTCCAAAAAAATTGCTGCTGCTGATCAGCCAGCTGCTCATGTTCGGATCCACTGTCTGGCTTATTTCAGAATGGGGAGGGCCAATGCCCTTAATTCTATCTATTGTGTTTATCCGTTCAGCCATTCAATCCATTGAAGCCCCCATTCGAAATGCATATGTGGCCGATTTAACGCAAAAAGAACAGCTCACGAGCGCTGTTGCCCATTACAGCTCCATGATTCATCTGGCGAGATTAATCGGACCTGCGGCTGCCGGGGTTTTGCTTGGATCCATGGCTCCTGAGCCTTTGTTTACTCTTATTCTTGGGCTGCTTCTCATTTCGTGGACGGTCATGCTTTTTGTTCCGCCAGGGAGTGCAGTGCCAGTTAAGAAGGACAAGCCTAAAAACTCCAGCTTAAAAGATGCCATTACATATGTGAAAAAAGATACATGTATTCAAGGCTTGCTCCTGCTGTCGGTCATCCCGATGACCTTCGGCTTCCCGTATTCTTCAATGCTTCCGATTTTTGCCGATTCTCTTATGGATATTGGACCCGAAGGATTCGGCCTGCTGCTTTCGCTGTCATCATTCGGCGCCATTATCGGGACGTGGATTTTATCTGCAGGCTGGATACGGGCGAGTCACTGGACGATGATTGGCTCTTCGGTTCTGTTCGGATTATTTATCATTGGCATGATCATGGCAGCGGAAAGCACTTACCTTTTATTTACAATCGTCTTTATGATGGGGCTTTTTGGACAAGTATACCGGACGCTGAATCGAATATCCCTTCAGCATTACGTACCGTCCCATTACCGCGGAAAAATTTTAAGCATTGCGCTTATGGACAGAGGATTTATTTCGCTTGGTACCATGATGTTTACTCTTCTTGCTGAGTGGAATGTCTACTGGAGCGGCATTCTCATGGGATTGTCGTGCTGTGCCCTGACGATTGTCATTGGTGTGATTTTCAGCCGTCCGCTTGAAAAGATGCATAACGAAGTTGGAGGATTATGA